A portion of the Calliphora vicina chromosome 5, idCalVici1.1, whole genome shotgun sequence genome contains these proteins:
- the cnn gene encoding centrosomin isoform X1, which produces MSSPNSSTASDAGAGAETVEEFPKEMSVDMKPGSPSFVEYELIYNMTSFLEANGAEDVDKKVLRNMAVALTKHLNDTSPGTLQDVTMENPYGVGYRSPCVSLQPYQGSTSPAAQGRSVREFEEQMATLRKENFNLKLRLYFIEESIPGYKQANSSSEDTLMKQLIDTKVEMEILRKEVQEKQDILKDAAQAMNQMEKIQKESETKYQHVVEDLNQKIQYMEMERDMDKSRINNSCTGGVAEFRDLMEHSDIEENLNALQKIHELEGLLKHSDDKLLDFQQQIYSLEELLVKRDETIKEYEEKVKELVFQNAELLETIENKDKEIANNERFLRGLRSKNADLKADNDKLMVAFKHTQDNFCKEMSNMQMYERQMRDQQDVLSRMQAQQLREELQKLKMDTADKSCMIQDLEEKLQNRDQLYDKARLTIQKLMLSIKNQQVENSRLKNTTQASNVSNNDKEHHTVTGISGLECTGFCRSFSDTEALNDLTSLQKQKYDNIIEQQEATIKNLKVEVKKKTADLQNLVNRELWEKNREIERLNKILNKSTASPVSPQTTTHNTSQADTAGELQQSFSDVEYTKALQRNKLLQRKVDILIQRLGTERQHDAMIAQLQTELKQARSDAETAEKWRRQCADLCATLSTRLEELAGFLNSLLKHKDVLGVLAVEKRKAMRRAVDRSLDLSKSLNMTLSVSGLSMIDQSLAELHNLSDILGDLDIDVENKTFNSHEDIRAQSIETLKAENKALKKELDKRRSADSKKERRSLPLPMMAENRESESEAWSEPDRKVSLARIGLEDHSASLMAKEPALLAVQHNETDSDYSESNSRSFKARSQERIAQLEQQIQQRDNRILEIQCQLVDADNRLKKENLKVLEVSQELEQLKQRNEELHSDLINIGSQETGNAHNESLLLRQIEDKSRSLEKLQEERERLLVESRLAEMQINSLKADMEIVKQTYEEALQQAAEREQQQLNSLKQEMQQALQQALSAKEQEYEECLQKDYIAKSLFNDYTQQLSDLQKQFIESQRTIECLQENEQELKQTLVETELSSRNLQKQIDESTLRASKAAMERVKALNEKLQLEKRVEQLSLELNKHVEQRSQMQQQIEHLEQEQQTLLERLTALQIKQRLAKNDDIACQSGYTSEEVPLPHSSNIVAQQRLGEQRIQNSSPDLGIESDAGRVSSVELNSVQRPQLKTVEMSPSPKHSSNESDDKEGLHDSSTENIKPSNATDANGQQQQQQQQLAKKHDCLKVEQENAELRRKLLRTKRAFEDTYEKLRNANQRKAQIEKDIKNQILKTHNVLKNVRSNMENEL; this is translated from the exons CACTAGCCCGGGTACTTTGCAAGATGTAACAATGGAAAATCCCT ATGGCGTTGGTTATCGTTCGCCTTGCGTCAGCCTACAACCCTATCAGGGTTCCACTTCACCCGCCGCCCAAGGTCGTTCTGTACGCGAGTTCGAAGAACAAATGGCCACTTTGCGCAAAGAAAATTTCAACTTGAAATTGCGTCTCTATTTCATCGAAGAAAGTATACCCGGTTACAAGCAGGCCAACAGCTCTTCCGAGGACACTCTGATGAAACAACTCATTGACACCAAAGTGGAAATGGAGATATTACGCAAAGAAGTACAAGAGAAACAGGATATACTCAAAGATGCCGCACAGGCCATGAATCAAATggagaaaatacaaaaagaatCTGAAACAAAATACCAGCATGTAGTGGAggatttaaatcaaaaaatacaatatatggAAATGGAACGGGATATGGATAAGTCACGCATTAACAATAGCTGTACGGGGGGTGTGGCAGAGTTTCGTGATTTAATGGAACACTCAGATATAGAGGAAAATCTAAATGCCTTGCAAaaa aTACATGAATTGGAGGGTTTGCTTAAACATTCCGATGACAAACTCTTGGATTTCCAACAACAAATCTATAGCTTAGAAGAGCTTTTAGTGAAACGTGACGAAACCATTAAGGAGTATGAGGAAAAGGTTAAAGAACTTGTCTTCCAAAATGCTGAACTTTTAGAAACCATTGAGAACAAGGATAAAGAAATTGCTAATAATgag CGTTTTTTAAGAGGTCTACGCTCTAAGAATGCTGATCTTAAAGCTgataatgacaaacttatggtCGCCTTTAAACATACTCAAGACAATTTCTGCAAAGAAATGTCGAATATGCAAATGTATGAGCGGCAAATGCGTGATCAACAAGATGTTTTATCGAGAATGCAA GCTCAACAGCTACGCGAAGaattacaaaaacttaaaatggaTACGGCCGACAAAAGTTGCATGATCCAGGATTTAGAGGAGAAGCTACAAAATCGCGATCAACTTTATGATAAGGCCCGTCTAACCATACAGAAACTAATGCTAAGCATTAAAAATCAacaagtcgaaaatagtcgctTGAAAAATACCACACAGGCATCGAATGTCTCGAATAACGATAAAGAG CATCACACGGTCACCGGCATCAGTGGCTTGGAATGCACCGGCTTTTGTCGTTCCTTCAGTGATACAGAGGCTCTAAATGATTTGACAtcattgcaaaaacaaaaatatgacaaCATAATCGAACAACAAGAGGCCACaattaaaaatcttaaagtcgaagtaaaaaagaaaactgCTGATTTGCAG aATCTTGTTAACAGAGAACTTTGGGAGAAAAATCGTGAAATTGAACGTCTCAATAAAATCCTCAACAAATCCACCGCCTCTCCTGTTTCACCTCAGACCACAACACACAACACCAGTCAAGCAGACACTGCCGGCGAGTTACAGCAATCCTTTTCTGATGTGGAATATACAAAGGCCTTGCAACGCAATAAACTATTGCAACGTAAGGTGGACATTTTGATACAACGCTTGGGTACCGAACGACAACATGATGCTATGATAGCCCAGCTGCAGACAGAACTAAAACAGGCCCGTTCAGATGCTGAAACAGCAGAGAAATGGCGTCGCCAATGTGCCGACCTTTGTGCCACTTTATCTACCCGCCTAGAAGAATTGGCTGGTTTCCTTAATTCTCTACTCAAACACAAAGATGTTTTGGGTGTTTTGGCGGTGGAAAAGCGCAAAGCCATGCGTCGCGCTGTGGATCGTAGCTTGGATTTGTCCAAGAGTCTAAATATGACTCTGTCTGTATCAGGTCTATCCATGATCGATCAAAGTCTGGCCGAGTTACACAATCTTTCGGATATTTTGGGTGATTTGGATATAGATGTGGAAAATAAGACATTCAATTCCCATGAAGACATACGTGCGCAATCTATTGAAACTCTAAAGGCTGAAAATAAAGCCCTTAAAAAGGAATTGGACAAACGCCGCAGTGCGGATTCCAAAAAAGAAAGACGTTCTTTGCCCTTGCCCATGATGGCTGAGAATAGAGAAAGTGAATCGGAGGCTTGGTCAGAGCCCGATCGTAAAGTTTCCTTGGCACGCATAGGCCTAGAAGATCATTCGGCCTCATTAATGGCTAAAGAACCGGCTTTATTAGCGGTGCAGCATAATGAAACCGACAGTGACTACAGTGAATCAAATAGCCGCTCATTTAAGGCCCGCAGCCAAGAACGCATTGCACAGTTGGAGCAACAGATACAACAACGTGATAATCGCATACTAGAAATCCAATGCCAGCTGGTAGATGCCGATAATCGTTTGAAAAAGGAAAACCTGAAAGTATTAGAAGTCAGTCAAGAACTAGAGCAATTAAAGCAGCGCAATGAAGAATTGCACAGTGATCTAATAAACATAGGCTCTCAGGAAACCGGTAATGCACACAATGAATCTTTGCTGTTAAGGCAAATCGAGGACAAATCACGTTCTTTGGAGAAACTACAAGAAGAACGTGAACGTTTATTGGTGGAATCCAGATTAGCTGAAATGCAAATCAATTCCCTAAAGGCAGACATGGAAATTGTCAAACAAACCTACGAAGAAGCTCTACAGCAGGCAGCCGAGCGAGAGCAGCAGCAATTAAACTCGCTCAAACAAGAAATGCAGCAGGCATTGCAACAAGCTCTCTCTGCCAAAGAACAAGAGTATGAAGAATGTCTACAAAAAGATTATATAGCCAAGAGTCTGTTTAATGACTACACACAACAATTAAGCGatttgcaaaaacaatttatagaaTCCCAGAGAACTATTGAATGTTTGCAGGAAAATGAGCAGGAACTTAAGCAAACCCTGGTTGAAACAGAGCTCAGCTCACGTAATCTACAAAAGCAAATCGATGAAAGCACCTTAAGAGCCTCCAAGGCAGCCATGGAACGGGTAAAGGCTTTAAATGAGAAACTACAATTGGAGAAACGTGTAGAACAATTATCGTTAGAGTTAAACAAACACGTGGAACAACGTTCGCAAATGCAGCAACAAATTGAACATTTGGAACAAGAACAGCAGACACTACTTGAACGTTTGACAGCGCTGCAAATAAAACAACGTTTGGCTAAGAATGACGATATTGCCTGTCAATCCGGTTACACTTCCGAAGAAGTTCCACTGCCTCATTCCTCAAATATTGTGGCTCAACAGCGTTTGGGTGAACAGCGTATACAGAATTCCTCACCCGATTTGGGTATCGAAAGTGATGCGGGTCGTGTTAGCAGTGTGGAATTGAATAGTGTACAACGTCCTCAATTGAAGACGGTGGAAATGAGTCCGTCCCCGAAACATAGCAGCAACGAATCGGATGATAAAGAGG GTCTCCATGACAGCAGTACTGAAAACATTAAGCCTTCCAATGCCACAGATGCCAAtggacaacagcaacaacaacagcagcagctggCGAAGAAACACGACTGTCTCAAGGTAGAACAAGAAAACGCTGAATTGCGTCGCAAATTATTACGCACCAAACGTGCCTTTGAAGACACTTATGAAAAACTGCGCAATGCTAATCAACGCAAGGCACAAATCGAAAAAgacattaaaaatcaaatactcAAAACTCACAATGTCCTTAAAAACGTACGTTCCAATATGGAAAATGAATTGTAA
- the cnn gene encoding centrosomin isoform X5, translating to MYKDFCFKQSTSPGTLQDVTMENPYGVGYRSPCVSLQPYQGSTSPAAQGRSVREFEEQMATLRKENFNLKLRLYFIEESIPGYKQANSSSEDTLMKQLIDTKVEMEILRKEVQEKQDILKDAAQAMNQMEKIQKESETKYQHVVEDLNQKIQYMEMERDMDKSRINNSCTGGVAEFRDLMEHSDIEENLNALQKIHELEGLLKHSDDKLLDFQQQIYSLEELLVKRDETIKEYEEKVKELVFQNAELLETIENKDKEIANNERFLRGLRSKNADLKADNDKLMVAFKHTQDNFCKEMSNMQMYERQMRDQQDVLSRMQAQQLREELQKLKMDTADKSCMIQDLEEKLQNRDQLYDKARLTIQKLMLSIKNQQVENSRLKNTTQASNVSNNDKEHHTVTGISGLECTGFCRSFSDTEALNDLTSLQKQKYDNIIEQQEATIKNLKVEVKKKTADLQNLVNRELWEKNREIERLNKILNKSTASPVSPQTTTHNTSQADTAGELQQSFSDVEYTKALQRNKLLQRKVDILIQRLGTERQHDAMIAQLQTELKQARSDAETAEKWRRQCADLCATLSTRLEELAGFLNSLLKHKDVLGVLAVEKRKAMRRAVDRSLDLSKSLNMTLSVSGLSMIDQSLAELHNLSDILGDLDIDVENKTFNSHEDIRAQSIETLKAENKALKKELDKRRSADSKKERRSLPLPMMAENRESESEAWSEPDRKVSLARIGLEDHSASLMAKEPALLAVQHNETDSDYSESNSRSFKARSQERIAQLEQQIQQRDNRILEIQCQLVDADNRLKKENLKVLEVSQELEQLKQRNEELHSDLINIGSQETGNAHNESLLLRQIEDKSRSLEKLQEERERLLVESRLAEMQINSLKADMEIVKQTYEEALQQAAEREQQQLNSLKQEMQQALQQALSAKEQEYEECLQKDYIAKSLFNDYTQQLSDLQKQFIESQRTIECLQENEQELKQTLVETELSSRNLQKQIDESTLRASKAAMERVKALNEKLQLEKRVEQLSLELNKHVEQRSQMQQQIEHLEQEQQTLLERLTALQIKQRLAKNDDIACQSGYTSEEVPLPHSSNIVAQQRLGEQRIQNSSPDLGIESDAGRVSSVELNSVQRPQLKTVEMSPSPKHSSNESDDKEGLHDSSTENIKPSNATDANGQQQQQQQQLAKKHDCLKVEQENAELRRKLLRTKRAFEDTYEKLRNANQRKAQIEKDIKNQILKTHNVLKNVRSNMENEL from the exons CACTAGCCCGGGTACTTTGCAAGATGTAACAATGGAAAATCCCT ATGGCGTTGGTTATCGTTCGCCTTGCGTCAGCCTACAACCCTATCAGGGTTCCACTTCACCCGCCGCCCAAGGTCGTTCTGTACGCGAGTTCGAAGAACAAATGGCCACTTTGCGCAAAGAAAATTTCAACTTGAAATTGCGTCTCTATTTCATCGAAGAAAGTATACCCGGTTACAAGCAGGCCAACAGCTCTTCCGAGGACACTCTGATGAAACAACTCATTGACACCAAAGTGGAAATGGAGATATTACGCAAAGAAGTACAAGAGAAACAGGATATACTCAAAGATGCCGCACAGGCCATGAATCAAATggagaaaatacaaaaagaatCTGAAACAAAATACCAGCATGTAGTGGAggatttaaatcaaaaaatacaatatatggAAATGGAACGGGATATGGATAAGTCACGCATTAACAATAGCTGTACGGGGGGTGTGGCAGAGTTTCGTGATTTAATGGAACACTCAGATATAGAGGAAAATCTAAATGCCTTGCAAaaa aTACATGAATTGGAGGGTTTGCTTAAACATTCCGATGACAAACTCTTGGATTTCCAACAACAAATCTATAGCTTAGAAGAGCTTTTAGTGAAACGTGACGAAACCATTAAGGAGTATGAGGAAAAGGTTAAAGAACTTGTCTTCCAAAATGCTGAACTTTTAGAAACCATTGAGAACAAGGATAAAGAAATTGCTAATAATgag CGTTTTTTAAGAGGTCTACGCTCTAAGAATGCTGATCTTAAAGCTgataatgacaaacttatggtCGCCTTTAAACATACTCAAGACAATTTCTGCAAAGAAATGTCGAATATGCAAATGTATGAGCGGCAAATGCGTGATCAACAAGATGTTTTATCGAGAATGCAA GCTCAACAGCTACGCGAAGaattacaaaaacttaaaatggaTACGGCCGACAAAAGTTGCATGATCCAGGATTTAGAGGAGAAGCTACAAAATCGCGATCAACTTTATGATAAGGCCCGTCTAACCATACAGAAACTAATGCTAAGCATTAAAAATCAacaagtcgaaaatagtcgctTGAAAAATACCACACAGGCATCGAATGTCTCGAATAACGATAAAGAG CATCACACGGTCACCGGCATCAGTGGCTTGGAATGCACCGGCTTTTGTCGTTCCTTCAGTGATACAGAGGCTCTAAATGATTTGACAtcattgcaaaaacaaaaatatgacaaCATAATCGAACAACAAGAGGCCACaattaaaaatcttaaagtcgaagtaaaaaagaaaactgCTGATTTGCAG aATCTTGTTAACAGAGAACTTTGGGAGAAAAATCGTGAAATTGAACGTCTCAATAAAATCCTCAACAAATCCACCGCCTCTCCTGTTTCACCTCAGACCACAACACACAACACCAGTCAAGCAGACACTGCCGGCGAGTTACAGCAATCCTTTTCTGATGTGGAATATACAAAGGCCTTGCAACGCAATAAACTATTGCAACGTAAGGTGGACATTTTGATACAACGCTTGGGTACCGAACGACAACATGATGCTATGATAGCCCAGCTGCAGACAGAACTAAAACAGGCCCGTTCAGATGCTGAAACAGCAGAGAAATGGCGTCGCCAATGTGCCGACCTTTGTGCCACTTTATCTACCCGCCTAGAAGAATTGGCTGGTTTCCTTAATTCTCTACTCAAACACAAAGATGTTTTGGGTGTTTTGGCGGTGGAAAAGCGCAAAGCCATGCGTCGCGCTGTGGATCGTAGCTTGGATTTGTCCAAGAGTCTAAATATGACTCTGTCTGTATCAGGTCTATCCATGATCGATCAAAGTCTGGCCGAGTTACACAATCTTTCGGATATTTTGGGTGATTTGGATATAGATGTGGAAAATAAGACATTCAATTCCCATGAAGACATACGTGCGCAATCTATTGAAACTCTAAAGGCTGAAAATAAAGCCCTTAAAAAGGAATTGGACAAACGCCGCAGTGCGGATTCCAAAAAAGAAAGACGTTCTTTGCCCTTGCCCATGATGGCTGAGAATAGAGAAAGTGAATCGGAGGCTTGGTCAGAGCCCGATCGTAAAGTTTCCTTGGCACGCATAGGCCTAGAAGATCATTCGGCCTCATTAATGGCTAAAGAACCGGCTTTATTAGCGGTGCAGCATAATGAAACCGACAGTGACTACAGTGAATCAAATAGCCGCTCATTTAAGGCCCGCAGCCAAGAACGCATTGCACAGTTGGAGCAACAGATACAACAACGTGATAATCGCATACTAGAAATCCAATGCCAGCTGGTAGATGCCGATAATCGTTTGAAAAAGGAAAACCTGAAAGTATTAGAAGTCAGTCAAGAACTAGAGCAATTAAAGCAGCGCAATGAAGAATTGCACAGTGATCTAATAAACATAGGCTCTCAGGAAACCGGTAATGCACACAATGAATCTTTGCTGTTAAGGCAAATCGAGGACAAATCACGTTCTTTGGAGAAACTACAAGAAGAACGTGAACGTTTATTGGTGGAATCCAGATTAGCTGAAATGCAAATCAATTCCCTAAAGGCAGACATGGAAATTGTCAAACAAACCTACGAAGAAGCTCTACAGCAGGCAGCCGAGCGAGAGCAGCAGCAATTAAACTCGCTCAAACAAGAAATGCAGCAGGCATTGCAACAAGCTCTCTCTGCCAAAGAACAAGAGTATGAAGAATGTCTACAAAAAGATTATATAGCCAAGAGTCTGTTTAATGACTACACACAACAATTAAGCGatttgcaaaaacaatttatagaaTCCCAGAGAACTATTGAATGTTTGCAGGAAAATGAGCAGGAACTTAAGCAAACCCTGGTTGAAACAGAGCTCAGCTCACGTAATCTACAAAAGCAAATCGATGAAAGCACCTTAAGAGCCTCCAAGGCAGCCATGGAACGGGTAAAGGCTTTAAATGAGAAACTACAATTGGAGAAACGTGTAGAACAATTATCGTTAGAGTTAAACAAACACGTGGAACAACGTTCGCAAATGCAGCAACAAATTGAACATTTGGAACAAGAACAGCAGACACTACTTGAACGTTTGACAGCGCTGCAAATAAAACAACGTTTGGCTAAGAATGACGATATTGCCTGTCAATCCGGTTACACTTCCGAAGAAGTTCCACTGCCTCATTCCTCAAATATTGTGGCTCAACAGCGTTTGGGTGAACAGCGTATACAGAATTCCTCACCCGATTTGGGTATCGAAAGTGATGCGGGTCGTGTTAGCAGTGTGGAATTGAATAGTGTACAACGTCCTCAATTGAAGACGGTGGAAATGAGTCCGTCCCCGAAACATAGCAGCAACGAATCGGATGATAAAGAGG GTCTCCATGACAGCAGTACTGAAAACATTAAGCCTTCCAATGCCACAGATGCCAAtggacaacagcaacaacaacagcagcagctggCGAAGAAACACGACTGTCTCAAGGTAGAACAAGAAAACGCTGAATTGCGTCGCAAATTATTACGCACCAAACGTGCCTTTGAAGACACTTATGAAAAACTGCGCAATGCTAATCAACGCAAGGCACAAATCGAAAAAgacattaaaaatcaaatactcAAAACTCACAATGTCCTTAAAAACGTACGTTCCAATATGGAAAATGAATTGTAA
- the cnn gene encoding centrosomin isoform X3, which translates to MSGIFRSNSTSNHTNDSTPNKRFSFSAFCTSPGTLQDVTMENPYGVGYRSPCVSLQPYQGSTSPAAQGRSVREFEEQMATLRKENFNLKLRLYFIEESIPGYKQANSSSEDTLMKQLIDTKVEMEILRKEVQEKQDILKDAAQAMNQMEKIQKESETKYQHVVEDLNQKIQYMEMERDMDKSRINNSCTGGVAEFRDLMEHSDIEENLNALQKIHELEGLLKHSDDKLLDFQQQIYSLEELLVKRDETIKEYEEKVKELVFQNAELLETIENKDKEIANNERFLRGLRSKNADLKADNDKLMVAFKHTQDNFCKEMSNMQMYERQMRDQQDVLSRMQAQQLREELQKLKMDTADKSCMIQDLEEKLQNRDQLYDKARLTIQKLMLSIKNQQVENSRLKNTTQASNVSNNDKEHHTVTGISGLECTGFCRSFSDTEALNDLTSLQKQKYDNIIEQQEATIKNLKVEVKKKTADLQNLVNRELWEKNREIERLNKILNKSTASPVSPQTTTHNTSQADTAGELQQSFSDVEYTKALQRNKLLQRKVDILIQRLGTERQHDAMIAQLQTELKQARSDAETAEKWRRQCADLCATLSTRLEELAGFLNSLLKHKDVLGVLAVEKRKAMRRAVDRSLDLSKSLNMTLSVSGLSMIDQSLAELHNLSDILGDLDIDVENKTFNSHEDIRAQSIETLKAENKALKKELDKRRSADSKKERRSLPLPMMAENRESESEAWSEPDRKVSLARIGLEDHSASLMAKEPALLAVQHNETDSDYSESNSRSFKARSQERIAQLEQQIQQRDNRILEIQCQLVDADNRLKKENLKVLEVSQELEQLKQRNEELHSDLINIGSQETGNAHNESLLLRQIEDKSRSLEKLQEERERLLVESRLAEMQINSLKADMEIVKQTYEEALQQAAEREQQQLNSLKQEMQQALQQALSAKEQEYEECLQKDYIAKSLFNDYTQQLSDLQKQFIESQRTIECLQENEQELKQTLVETELSSRNLQKQIDESTLRASKAAMERVKALNEKLQLEKRVEQLSLELNKHVEQRSQMQQQIEHLEQEQQTLLERLTALQIKQRLAKNDDIACQSGYTSEEVPLPHSSNIVAQQRLGEQRIQNSSPDLGIESDAGRVSSVELNSVQRPQLKTVEMSPSPKHSSNESDDKEGLHDSSTENIKPSNATDANGQQQQQQQQLAKKHDCLKVEQENAELRRKLLRTKRAFEDTYEKLRNANQRKAQIEKDIKNQILKTHNVLKNVRSNMENEL; encoded by the exons CACTAGCCCGGGTACTTTGCAAGATGTAACAATGGAAAATCCCT ATGGCGTTGGTTATCGTTCGCCTTGCGTCAGCCTACAACCCTATCAGGGTTCCACTTCACCCGCCGCCCAAGGTCGTTCTGTACGCGAGTTCGAAGAACAAATGGCCACTTTGCGCAAAGAAAATTTCAACTTGAAATTGCGTCTCTATTTCATCGAAGAAAGTATACCCGGTTACAAGCAGGCCAACAGCTCTTCCGAGGACACTCTGATGAAACAACTCATTGACACCAAAGTGGAAATGGAGATATTACGCAAAGAAGTACAAGAGAAACAGGATATACTCAAAGATGCCGCACAGGCCATGAATCAAATggagaaaatacaaaaagaatCTGAAACAAAATACCAGCATGTAGTGGAggatttaaatcaaaaaatacaatatatggAAATGGAACGGGATATGGATAAGTCACGCATTAACAATAGCTGTACGGGGGGTGTGGCAGAGTTTCGTGATTTAATGGAACACTCAGATATAGAGGAAAATCTAAATGCCTTGCAAaaa aTACATGAATTGGAGGGTTTGCTTAAACATTCCGATGACAAACTCTTGGATTTCCAACAACAAATCTATAGCTTAGAAGAGCTTTTAGTGAAACGTGACGAAACCATTAAGGAGTATGAGGAAAAGGTTAAAGAACTTGTCTTCCAAAATGCTGAACTTTTAGAAACCATTGAGAACAAGGATAAAGAAATTGCTAATAATgag CGTTTTTTAAGAGGTCTACGCTCTAAGAATGCTGATCTTAAAGCTgataatgacaaacttatggtCGCCTTTAAACATACTCAAGACAATTTCTGCAAAGAAATGTCGAATATGCAAATGTATGAGCGGCAAATGCGTGATCAACAAGATGTTTTATCGAGAATGCAA GCTCAACAGCTACGCGAAGaattacaaaaacttaaaatggaTACGGCCGACAAAAGTTGCATGATCCAGGATTTAGAGGAGAAGCTACAAAATCGCGATCAACTTTATGATAAGGCCCGTCTAACCATACAGAAACTAATGCTAAGCATTAAAAATCAacaagtcgaaaatagtcgctTGAAAAATACCACACAGGCATCGAATGTCTCGAATAACGATAAAGAG CATCACACGGTCACCGGCATCAGTGGCTTGGAATGCACCGGCTTTTGTCGTTCCTTCAGTGATACAGAGGCTCTAAATGATTTGACAtcattgcaaaaacaaaaatatgacaaCATAATCGAACAACAAGAGGCCACaattaaaaatcttaaagtcgaagtaaaaaagaaaactgCTGATTTGCAG aATCTTGTTAACAGAGAACTTTGGGAGAAAAATCGTGAAATTGAACGTCTCAATAAAATCCTCAACAAATCCACCGCCTCTCCTGTTTCACCTCAGACCACAACACACAACACCAGTCAAGCAGACACTGCCGGCGAGTTACAGCAATCCTTTTCTGATGTGGAATATACAAAGGCCTTGCAACGCAATAAACTATTGCAACGTAAGGTGGACATTTTGATACAACGCTTGGGTACCGAACGACAACATGATGCTATGATAGCCCAGCTGCAGACAGAACTAAAACAGGCCCGTTCAGATGCTGAAACAGCAGAGAAATGGCGTCGCCAATGTGCCGACCTTTGTGCCACTTTATCTACCCGCCTAGAAGAATTGGCTGGTTTCCTTAATTCTCTACTCAAACACAAAGATGTTTTGGGTGTTTTGGCGGTGGAAAAGCGCAAAGCCATGCGTCGCGCTGTGGATCGTAGCTTGGATTTGTCCAAGAGTCTAAATATGACTCTGTCTGTATCAGGTCTATCCATGATCGATCAAAGTCTGGCCGAGTTACACAATCTTTCGGATATTTTGGGTGATTTGGATATAGATGTGGAAAATAAGACATTCAATTCCCATGAAGACATACGTGCGCAATCTATTGAAACTCTAAAGGCTGAAAATAAAGCCCTTAAAAAGGAATTGGACAAACGCCGCAGTGCGGATTCCAAAAAAGAAAGACGTTCTTTGCCCTTGCCCATGATGGCTGAGAATAGAGAAAGTGAATCGGAGGCTTGGTCAGAGCCCGATCGTAAAGTTTCCTTGGCACGCATAGGCCTAGAAGATCATTCGGCCTCATTAATGGCTAAAGAACCGGCTTTATTAGCGGTGCAGCATAATGAAACCGACAGTGACTACAGTGAATCAAATAGCCGCTCATTTAAGGCCCGCAGCCAAGAACGCATTGCACAGTTGGAGCAACAGATACAACAACGTGATAATCGCATACTAGAAATCCAATGCCAGCTGGTAGATGCCGATAATCGTTTGAAAAAGGAAAACCTGAAAGTATTAGAAGTCAGTCAAGAACTAGAGCAATTAAAGCAGCGCAATGAAGAATTGCACAGTGATCTAATAAACATAGGCTCTCAGGAAACCGGTAATGCACACAATGAATCTTTGCTGTTAAGGCAAATCGAGGACAAATCACGTTCTTTGGAGAAACTACAAGAAGAACGTGAACGTTTATTGGTGGAATCCAGATTAGCTGAAATGCAAATCAATTCCCTAAAGGCAGACATGGAAATTGTCAAACAAACCTACGAAGAAGCTCTACAGCAGGCAGCCGAGCGAGAGCAGCAGCAATTAAACTCGCTCAAACAAGAAATGCAGCAGGCATTGCAACAAGCTCTCTCTGCCAAAGAACAAGAGTATGAAGAATGTCTACAAAAAGATTATATAGCCAAGAGTCTGTTTAATGACTACACACAACAATTAAGCGatttgcaaaaacaatttatagaaTCCCAGAGAACTATTGAATGTTTGCAGGAAAATGAGCAGGAACTTAAGCAAACCCTGGTTGAAACAGAGCTCAGCTCACGTAATCTACAAAAGCAAATCGATGAAAGCACCTTAAGAGCCTCCAAGGCAGCCATGGAACGGGTAAAGGCTTTAAATGAGAAACTACAATTGGAGAAACGTGTAGAACAATTATCGTTAGAGTTAAACAAACACGTGGAACAACGTTCGCAAATGCAGCAACAAATTGAACATTTGGAACAAGAACAGCAGACACTACTTGAACGTTTGACAGCGCTGCAAATAAAACAACGTTTGGCTAAGAATGACGATATTGCCTGTCAATCCGGTTACACTTCCGAAGAAGTTCCACTGCCTCATTCCTCAAATATTGTGGCTCAACAGCGTTTGGGTGAACAGCGTATACAGAATTCCTCACCCGATTTGGGTATCGAAAGTGATGCGGGTCGTGTTAGCAGTGTGGAATTGAATAGTGTACAACGTCCTCAATTGAAGACGGTGGAAATGAGTCCGTCCCCGAAACATAGCAGCAACGAATCGGATGATAAAGAGG GTCTCCATGACAGCAGTACTGAAAACATTAAGCCTTCCAATGCCACAGATGCCAAtggacaacagcaacaacaacagcagcagctggCGAAGAAACACGACTGTCTCAAGGTAGAACAAGAAAACGCTGAATTGCGTCGCAAATTATTACGCACCAAACGTGCCTTTGAAGACACTTATGAAAAACTGCGCAATGCTAATCAACGCAAGGCACAAATCGAAAAAgacattaaaaatcaaatactcAAAACTCACAATGTCCTTAAAAACGTACGTTCCAATATGGAAAATGAATTGTAA